The following coding sequences lie in one Vibrio casei genomic window:
- the pth gene encoding aminoacyl-tRNA hydrolase produces MTQSIKLLVGLANPGPEYVRTRHNAGAWVVEELARVHNVNLKEESKFFGLTGRILVHGQDLRLLIPTTFMNLSGKSVAALAKFYQIKTEEIMVAHDELDLPPGVAKFKKGGGHGGHNGLKDIIAKQGNNKEFYRLRIGIGHPGHKDRVAGYVLGKAPTKEQELLDAAIDESVRSLDILLKDDLAKAQNRLHTFKAE; encoded by the coding sequence TTGACTCAATCTATCAAATTGTTAGTTGGCCTTGCTAATCCAGGACCTGAATATGTAAGAACTCGCCATAATGCTGGAGCATGGGTGGTGGAAGAGCTTGCACGTGTTCATAATGTTAACTTAAAAGAAGAAAGTAAATTCTTTGGTTTAACAGGAAGAATCTTGGTCCATGGGCAAGATCTACGCCTTCTTATCCCGACAACATTTATGAACTTGTCAGGAAAATCAGTCGCGGCACTCGCAAAATTTTATCAGATAAAAACAGAAGAGATCATGGTCGCGCATGATGAACTCGATTTACCTCCAGGCGTTGCCAAATTCAAAAAAGGTGGTGGCCATGGTGGGCATAACGGCTTAAAAGACATTATCGCTAAACAAGGCAATAATAAAGAATTTTACCGTTTACGCATTGGTATAGGGCACCCTGGCCATAAAGATCGCGTAGCGGGTTATGTACTAGGCAAAGCGCCGACTAAAGAACAAGAATTACTCGATGCGGCAATCGATGAATCCGTACGTAGTTTAGACATACTGCTAAAAGATGATCTTGCCAAAGCACAGAATCGCTTACATACGTTTAAAGCCGAATAG
- a CDS encoding ribose-phosphate pyrophosphokinase yields the protein MPDMKLFAGNATPELAQRIADRLYISLGDADVDRFSDGEVAVKINENVRGSDVFIIQSTCAPTNDNLMELVVMIDAMRRASAGRITAVIPYFGYARQDRRVRSSRVPITAKVVADFLSNVGVDRVLTIDLHAEQIQGFFDVPVDNIFGTPVLMEDMKSRGLEDPVVVSPDLGGVVRARATAKMLDDTDIAIVDKRRPRANVSEVMNLIGDVKDRDCVIVDDMIDTGGTLCKAAEALKERGAKRVFAYATHPVFSGNAAQNIANSVIDQVIVTDSIRLSEEMKATGKVTQLTLSSMLAEAIRRISNEESISAMFN from the coding sequence GTGCCTGATATGAAGCTATTTGCTGGTAACGCCACACCTGAACTAGCCCAACGTATTGCAGATCGTCTATACATTTCCCTTGGTGATGCAGATGTTGATCGTTTTTCTGACGGCGAAGTCGCTGTTAAAATAAATGAAAATGTCCGTGGTAGTGATGTATTCATTATCCAATCTACTTGTGCACCAACCAATGACAACCTAATGGAATTGGTGGTCATGATTGACGCCATGCGCCGCGCTTCTGCTGGCCGTATTACTGCTGTTATTCCTTACTTTGGCTACGCACGCCAAGATCGTCGAGTTCGCTCGTCTCGTGTGCCAATTACCGCAAAAGTAGTTGCTGACTTTTTGTCTAACGTTGGTGTAGACCGCGTTCTGACAATCGATTTACATGCAGAACAAATTCAAGGCTTCTTTGATGTCCCTGTTGATAATATCTTTGGTACTCCGGTATTAATGGAAGATATGAAATCTCGCGGCTTAGAAGATCCTGTGGTTGTTTCTCCAGATCTTGGTGGTGTTGTTCGTGCTCGTGCAACAGCAAAAATGTTAGACGATACGGACATCGCGATCGTTGATAAGCGTCGCCCTCGTGCAAACGTATCAGAAGTTATGAACCTTATAGGTGATGTTAAAGATCGCGATTGCGTTATCGTTGATGACATGATTGATACTGGTGGTACCTTGTGTAAAGCGGCTGAAGCATTGAAAGAACGTGGGGCAAAACGCGTATTTGCTTACGCAACCCACCCAGTATTCTCAGGAAATGCGGCACAAAACATTGCCAATTCTGTCATTGACCAAGTCATTGTAACGGACTCAATTAGATTATCAGAAGAGATGAAAGCAACAGGTAAAGTGACTCAATTAACGTTATCTAGCATGCTAGCTGAAGCGATTCGTCGCATTAGCAATGAAGAGTCTATTTCTGCAATGTTTAACTAA
- the ispE gene encoding 4-(cytidine 5'-diphospho)-2-C-methyl-D-erythritol kinase, whose product MPQQIDSFISHIKWPAPAKLNLFLYITGRRTNGYHDLQTLFQFIDHGDTLQFSPNKSGKLTITPEIKGVSLEQNLIWKAAEALRIEAQKTLNIVPSALGVDIQLNKTLPMGGGLGGGSSNAATTLIALNEIWSLNFSINTLANLGLTLGADVPVFVRGHSAFAEGIGEQLIQANPKEKWYLVIKPNVNIATAEIFTHPNLTRNTPKRELSTLLQQPYENDCEKIVTLLYPEVAKQLSWLLQYAPSRLTGTGSCLFAEFDTQQQATSILSKLNKQQNSNSVFGFIAKGVNISPLYKTLADYKQADNNSI is encoded by the coding sequence ATGCCACAACAAATCGATTCTTTCATTTCACACATAAAATGGCCGGCACCAGCCAAACTGAATTTATTTTTGTATATCACAGGCCGCCGCACGAATGGTTATCATGATCTACAAACACTTTTTCAATTTATTGATCATGGAGATACACTCCAATTTTCACCCAATAAAAGTGGTAAGCTCACCATCACCCCTGAAATAAAAGGGGTGAGCCTGGAGCAAAATCTGATTTGGAAAGCAGCAGAAGCACTTAGAATCGAAGCCCAAAAAACATTGAACATTGTCCCTTCGGCATTAGGTGTCGACATTCAATTGAATAAAACTCTCCCTATGGGAGGAGGATTAGGTGGCGGATCGTCCAATGCTGCAACGACGCTGATCGCATTAAATGAAATATGGTCACTCAATTTCTCAATCAATACCTTAGCCAACCTTGGCCTAACTCTTGGTGCGGATGTGCCTGTTTTTGTTCGAGGTCACTCCGCTTTTGCTGAAGGGATCGGTGAACAATTAATCCAGGCGAACCCAAAAGAAAAATGGTATTTAGTGATCAAGCCCAATGTAAACATTGCAACAGCTGAAATTTTCACACATCCTAATTTAACTAGAAACACACCAAAGCGAGAGCTTTCAACGCTTTTACAACAACCCTACGAAAACGATTGCGAAAAAATCGTCACTTTGCTGTATCCGGAGGTTGCTAAGCAACTTTCATGGCTGCTACAATACGCGCCGTCGAGATTGACTGGAACGGGGTCTTGCCTATTTGCTGAATTCGACACTCAGCAACAAGCCACATCCATATTAAGCAAGCTCAACAAACAACAAAATTCAAATAGTGTCTTCGGCTTTATCGCCAAAGGGGTGAATATCTCACCACTTTATAAGACTTTGGCTGACTATAAACAAGCCGACAACAACTCAATTTAA
- the lolB gene encoding lipoprotein insertase outer membrane protein LolB gives MSLTSSLSLLRFTDVSLFSRLYLRLLKSCSTYRTSAWLPITCLLIILSGCSSVPPTQEAYSVDWQNHKQQLEQLDTFKVTGKIGYKDAEHRQSLNFILKHASQYDELKLLSFLGQTVLTVQMTSTGAMITTSDGQVRTAKEANDLIKKLTGLSIPVSQLPDWLKGLPTQADSVAYNQSHTVESLEKSIDNRQWKLSYLSYQSTDIGKESPLPLPNQLFLEQDNTQIKILISKWIF, from the coding sequence TTGTCATTGACCTCAAGCCTCTCTCTTCTTCGTTTTACTGACGTATCATTATTTTCTCGTCTCTATCTACGATTGTTAAAATCATGTTCAACTTACCGTACATCGGCATGGCTTCCAATAACCTGCTTGCTTATCATTCTTTCTGGTTGCAGTAGTGTTCCACCGACTCAAGAAGCCTATTCAGTTGATTGGCAAAATCATAAACAACAACTAGAACAGCTCGATACCTTTAAAGTAACCGGAAAAATTGGCTATAAAGATGCCGAACATCGTCAATCTCTTAATTTCATTCTCAAGCACGCCTCTCAATATGACGAATTGAAACTACTCTCATTTCTAGGCCAAACGGTCTTAACGGTACAAATGACCTCCACAGGCGCGATGATTACAACTTCCGATGGTCAGGTCCGTACCGCCAAAGAAGCCAACGATTTAATTAAGAAGTTAACAGGGTTAAGTATCCCGGTAAGCCAGCTTCCAGATTGGCTCAAAGGATTACCAACTCAAGCAGATAGTGTGGCTTATAATCAATCACACACCGTTGAGAGCCTTGAAAAAAGTATTGATAACCGCCAGTGGAAACTTTCTTATCTTAGTTATCAATCCACCGATATCGGTAAAGAATCGCCGCTGCCATTACCTAATCAATTATTTTTAGAGCAAGACAATACTCAAATTAAGATTCTAATCAGTAAATGGATATTTTAA
- the hemA gene encoding glutamyl-tRNA reductase — protein MSLLAIGINHNTASVELREKIAFSPEKLSEALAEIGLSDTIKSGVIVSTCNRTEIYCDIRKGVHKGHVIDWLMSFHQVDAEKLMPSIYTYEEQAAVRHLMRVACGLDSLVLGEPQILGQVKQAYAASTELNAVNGMTEKLFHKAFSVAKRVRTETAIGGSAVSVAYAACILAKQIFESMKNVTVLLVGAGETIELVAKHISSTQCKKIIVANRTIERAKLLADQFGGETITLSEIPEHLPQADIVISSTASPLPIIGKGMVETALKKRKHQPMLLVDIAVPRDIESQVGDLDDAYLYSVDDLQGIVNKNIEQRKVEAIQAEAIVSEESAAFMTWLRSLQAVDSIRDYRQHANEIKEDLLERSLNALSAGGDPEKVLRELSNKLTNRLIHTPTRAMQVVAEQGESEKLAIIRQSLGLEEW, from the coding sequence ATGTCCTTGCTTGCTATTGGTATCAATCACAATACAGCGTCGGTTGAGTTGCGAGAGAAAATTGCATTTTCACCAGAGAAACTGTCTGAAGCATTAGCGGAGATAGGGCTAAGTGACACCATAAAAAGCGGTGTGATTGTATCGACATGCAACCGTACTGAAATTTATTGTGATATTCGAAAAGGGGTTCATAAAGGCCATGTTATTGATTGGCTTATGAGTTTCCATCAGGTTGATGCTGAAAAGTTGATGCCAAGTATTTATACCTATGAAGAACAAGCCGCGGTAAGGCATTTAATGCGGGTTGCCTGTGGGTTAGATTCTTTAGTGTTGGGTGAACCTCAAATACTAGGACAAGTCAAACAAGCTTATGCAGCCTCCACCGAACTAAACGCGGTAAATGGTATGACTGAAAAGTTATTCCATAAGGCTTTTTCGGTTGCAAAACGCGTTAGGACCGAAACGGCTATTGGTGGTAGTGCAGTATCAGTTGCTTATGCTGCTTGTATTTTAGCTAAGCAAATTTTTGAATCGATGAAAAATGTTACGGTGCTTTTAGTCGGTGCGGGAGAAACCATTGAATTGGTTGCTAAACATATTTCATCGACCCAATGTAAGAAGATTATTGTGGCTAACCGAACGATAGAGCGAGCAAAATTGTTAGCCGATCAATTTGGTGGTGAAACCATTACTTTATCTGAAATACCCGAACATTTACCTCAAGCGGATATCGTGATTAGCTCAACGGCGAGTCCACTTCCTATTATTGGTAAAGGGATGGTGGAAACTGCGTTGAAAAAACGTAAGCATCAACCGATGTTACTGGTTGATATTGCGGTACCTCGTGATATTGAATCACAGGTCGGTGATCTGGATGATGCTTATCTTTATAGCGTCGATGATCTACAAGGTATAGTGAATAAAAATATCGAACAACGTAAAGTAGAAGCGATTCAAGCTGAAGCGATCGTTTCAGAAGAAAGTGCAGCTTTTATGACGTGGTTACGTTCACTGCAAGCGGTCGACAGTATTCGAGATTACCGACAACATGCCAATGAGATCAAAGAAGATTTATTAGAGCGCAGCCTGAATGCTTTGTCTGCGGGTGGCGACCCTGAAAAGGTGTTGCGAGAATTAAGTAACAAACTCACAAATCGTTTAATCCATACCCCAACGCGCGCCATGCAAGTGGTTGCCGAGCAGGGCGAATCAGAAAAGCTTGCGATTATTCGTCAAAGCCTTGGCCTTGAAGAATGGTAG
- the prfA gene encoding peptide chain release factor 1 codes for MNSSILTKLETLVERYEEVQHLLGDPGVIGDQNKFRALSKEYSQLEEVTKCFQAYQQAQEDLDAAEEMAQEDDAEMREMAQDEIKESKAAIERLEAELQILLLPKDPNDDRNCFLEIRAGAGGDEAGIFAGDLFRMYSRFAEKKGWKIEVISSNDAEHGGYKEMIAKVNGDGAYGVLKFESGGHRVQRVPATESQGRVHTSACTVAVMAEIPEAEIPEIKASDLKIDTFRSSGAGGQHVNTTDSAIRITHLPTGTVVECQDERSQHKNKAKAMAVLAARIIKAEEEKRAAAESDTRRNLLGSGDRSDRIRTYNYPQGRVSDHRINLTVYRLNEVMEGDLQSLIDPVIQEHQADQLAALSENH; via the coding sequence ATGAACTCGTCAATTTTGACCAAATTAGAAACTCTTGTTGAACGTTATGAAGAAGTTCAGCATTTACTTGGCGATCCTGGTGTTATTGGGGATCAAAATAAATTTCGTGCCTTATCGAAAGAATACTCACAGCTTGAAGAAGTGACGAAATGTTTTCAAGCCTACCAACAAGCACAAGAAGACTTAGACGCTGCTGAAGAAATGGCGCAAGAAGACGATGCTGAAATGCGTGAAATGGCGCAAGATGAAATCAAAGAATCAAAAGCGGCAATCGAACGCCTTGAAGCTGAGCTACAAATCTTATTATTACCGAAAGATCCAAATGATGATCGTAACTGTTTCTTAGAAATTAGAGCGGGTGCCGGTGGTGATGAGGCGGGAATCTTCGCGGGTGATTTGTTCCGCATGTACAGCCGCTTTGCGGAAAAGAAAGGCTGGAAAATTGAAGTGATCAGCAGTAATGATGCTGAACATGGCGGTTATAAAGAAATGATCGCTAAAGTTAATGGCGATGGCGCCTATGGCGTATTGAAGTTTGAATCTGGTGGACATCGAGTACAACGTGTTCCCGCGACTGAATCGCAAGGTCGTGTTCATACTTCTGCGTGTACCGTTGCTGTTATGGCCGAGATTCCAGAAGCTGAGATCCCAGAAATTAAAGCGTCTGATTTGAAAATTGATACCTTCCGTTCATCCGGCGCTGGTGGTCAACATGTTAACACCACTGACTCAGCGATTCGGATCACTCACTTACCAACTGGTACCGTTGTTGAGTGTCAAGATGAACGTTCTCAGCATAAAAATAAAGCCAAAGCGATGGCGGTTCTTGCTGCTCGTATTATTAAAGCAGAAGAAGAAAAGCGTGCAGCAGCAGAGTCAGATACTCGTCGTAATTTATTAGGTTCTGGTGACCGCAGTGACCGTATTCGCACTTATAACTATCCACAGGGCCGCGTGTCTGATCACCGTATTAACTTAACAGTTTACCGTTTAAATGAAGTGATGGAAGGGGATTTGCAAAGCTTAATTGACCCTGTGATTCAAGAACATCAAGCCGATCAGCTTGCTGCTTTGTCAGAAAACCATTAA
- the prmC gene encoding peptide chain release factor N(5)-glutamine methyltransferase — MISIEVNLQAAIQAFISSGSHSPALDATVLMCHVLDKPRSYLLTWPERLIEPKQQLQFDALITKRVAGEPIAYLIGEREFWSLPLEVSTSTLIPRADTERLVELAIEKVSLLDGDILDLGTGTGAIALALASEFPSRKVLGVDLQLEAQQLATRNAKKLNIINAHFVQGSWFTPIEASNQFACIVSNPPYIDKMDPHLEQGDVRFEPLTALVAEEKGLADLRHIADQSRKFLKKEGWLLMEHGFEQGEAVRAILAQYGYQFISTEQDYGHNDRVSLGCWQ, encoded by the coding sequence ATGATAAGCATTGAAGTGAACTTGCAAGCGGCTATTCAGGCTTTTATTAGCAGCGGTAGCCATAGCCCAGCCCTTGATGCTACGGTACTGATGTGCCATGTGTTAGATAAACCAAGAAGTTATTTGCTTACATGGCCAGAGCGTTTGATTGAGCCTAAGCAACAGTTACAGTTTGATGCCTTGATAACCAAACGAGTGGCCGGTGAGCCGATTGCTTATCTTATCGGCGAGCGAGAGTTTTGGTCTTTACCACTAGAGGTATCAACCTCAACGTTGATACCACGAGCTGATACGGAACGTTTAGTCGAGCTAGCCATTGAGAAAGTATCCTTACTTGATGGTGATATTCTTGATTTGGGCACAGGAACGGGCGCTATTGCATTGGCGCTGGCTTCAGAGTTTCCTTCTCGTAAAGTACTAGGTGTGGACTTACAGCTAGAAGCTCAACAACTTGCGACTCGAAATGCGAAAAAATTGAATATTATTAATGCACACTTCGTACAAGGCAGTTGGTTTACACCAATAGAGGCTTCTAACCAGTTTGCTTGCATTGTGAGTAACCCTCCGTACATTGATAAAATGGATCCTCATTTAGAACAAGGTGATGTTCGTTTTGAGCCATTGACCGCATTAGTGGCTGAAGAAAAGGGCTTAGCTGATTTACGACATATTGCTGACCAATCGAGAAAGTTTTTAAAAAAAGAAGGTTGGTTATTGATGGAGCATGGGTTTGAGCAAGGTGAAGCCGTACGAGCTATTTTAGCCCAATACGGGTATCAGTTTATTAGTACTGAGCAAGATTATGGCCATAATGATCGAGTATCATTAGGCTGCTGGCAATGA
- a CDS encoding SirB2 family protein: MLYTSMKHIHLLAIALSVLFLTVRYILMMMDSPLLQKKFFKVTPHVVDTILLASGISLIFITGFIPFTAAGAWLTEKITCVLVYIALGFVALKLGRTKLIRSVAFFGALGWLYWAAHLAMTKVPTL; encoded by the coding sequence ATGTTATATACCTCGATGAAGCACATACATTTACTCGCCATTGCGCTGAGTGTTTTATTTCTTACTGTTCGATATATTTTGATGATGATGGACTCACCATTATTACAAAAGAAATTTTTTAAAGTGACACCACATGTCGTTGATACCATATTACTCGCTTCAGGTATTTCTTTAATATTTATCACAGGATTTATTCCTTTTACCGCCGCCGGGGCTTGGCTAACTGAAAAAATCACTTGCGTACTTGTGTATATCGCACTGGGTTTTGTGGCTTTGAAACTTGGCAGAACTAAGTTAATTCGCAGTGTCGCTTTCTTTGGTGCCTTAGGTTGGTTGTATTGGGCTGCGCATCTTGCGATGACAAAAGTTCCAACCCTGTAA
- a CDS encoding SirB1 family protein: MSDIEFFDQDLDECTLIEGAVALIYQIFPETDKQWIMLTLDSMFDELEHSLVHEQNEKQKFESFLRYFYHEWKFHGDSEEFFNSENTRIDSVLKRRKGIPVSLGALLLYFGERLGFPIEGVTFPSQFIVKVCWHNEPALYINPFNGEYVSKSILRAWLIGHDGPLARLKPKDLVTSDNPTTLGRWLAVIKSALLREDNFTQALTCTDIALSFVPDDPYEIRDRGFIYQQLDCHQMAADDFQYFIDNCPEDPSSEILKLQVNALSGNHVTIH; the protein is encoded by the coding sequence ATGAGTGATATAGAGTTTTTTGATCAAGATCTGGATGAATGCACCTTAATTGAAGGGGCGGTAGCTCTCATTTACCAAATTTTCCCAGAAACCGATAAACAATGGATTATGCTAACCTTAGATTCAATGTTTGATGAACTCGAACATTCGTTAGTTCATGAACAAAACGAAAAGCAGAAGTTTGAATCTTTCCTTCGTTATTTTTATCATGAGTGGAAGTTTCACGGTGATAGCGAAGAATTTTTTAACTCGGAAAATACGCGTATTGATTCGGTTTTAAAACGTCGTAAAGGCATACCCGTTAGTTTAGGTGCTTTGTTATTGTATTTTGGTGAGCGTTTAGGTTTCCCTATAGAGGGGGTGACTTTTCCAAGCCAATTTATAGTTAAAGTATGTTGGCATAATGAACCAGCGTTATACATCAACCCATTTAATGGGGAGTATGTCTCTAAATCTATTTTACGTGCTTGGTTAATTGGCCACGATGGACCATTAGCTAGATTAAAACCCAAAGATTTAGTGACTTCGGACAACCCAACCACATTAGGTCGTTGGTTAGCTGTTATTAAAAGTGCCTTGCTACGAGAAGACAATTTTACACAAGCACTAACCTGCACGGATATCGCATTAAGTTTTGTGCCAGATGATCCTTATGAAATCCGTGATAGAGGTTTTATTTATCAACAGCTAGATTGCCATCAAATGGCGGCTGATGATTTTCAGTACTTTATAGACAATTGCCCTGAAGACCCTTCATCTGAAATTTTAAAACTTCAGGTGAATGCTTTAAGTGGTAACCACGTAACTATTCACTAA
- the kdsA gene encoding 3-deoxy-8-phosphooctulonate synthase → MQQKTVQVGDIPVANDKPFTLFAGMNVLESRDLAMQICEHYVKVTEKLGIPYVFKASFDKANRSSIHSYRGPGMEEGLKIFQELKDTFGVKIITDIHTEAQAQPVADVVDVIQLPAFLARQTDLVEAMAKTGAVINVKKPQFMSPNQVGNIVDKFAECGNDKIILCERGACMGYDNLVVDMLGFGVMKKSSNGSPIIFDVTHSLQMRDPSGAASGGRREQTVELAKAGLATGIAGLFIEAHPNPEQAKCDGPSALPLDKLEPFLKQMKALDDLIKGFEHIDIR, encoded by the coding sequence ATGCAACAAAAAACCGTTCAAGTAGGCGACATTCCTGTTGCAAACGATAAGCCTTTCACCCTTTTTGCTGGCATGAATGTGCTGGAGTCTCGTGATTTAGCCATGCAAATTTGTGAGCATTACGTGAAGGTGACTGAAAAGCTTGGGATCCCATACGTATTTAAAGCGTCGTTTGATAAAGCAAATCGTTCATCTATTCATTCATACCGTGGTCCTGGTATGGAAGAAGGTTTGAAAATATTTCAAGAATTGAAAGATACTTTCGGTGTGAAGATCATTACTGATATTCACACTGAAGCACAAGCGCAACCTGTTGCTGATGTGGTTGATGTGATTCAGCTTCCGGCTTTTCTTGCTCGTCAAACTGATCTTGTTGAAGCGATGGCAAAAACCGGTGCAGTGATCAATGTGAAAAAACCACAATTCATGAGCCCAAATCAAGTTGGTAACATCGTTGATAAGTTTGCAGAATGTGGCAATGACAAGATTATTTTATGTGAGCGTGGTGCTTGCATGGGATACGACAACCTAGTAGTTGATATGCTTGGTTTTGGTGTAATGAAAAAGTCGTCTAATGGCAGCCCAATTATTTTTGATGTAACTCATTCATTGCAAATGCGTGATCCTTCAGGGGCCGCTTCAGGAGGACGTCGAGAGCAAACTGTTGAGCTTGCAAAAGCAGGATTAGCGACAGGTATTGCGGGTTTATTTATTGAAGCACATCCAAACCCTGAACAAGCAAAATGTGATGGTCCTTCTGCTTTACCGTTAGATAAACTTGAGCCTTTCTTAAAGCAAATGAAAGCACTTGATGATCTAATTAAAGGTTTTGAGCATATCGATATTCGTTAA
- a CDS encoding VOC family protein produces the protein MSLRPFHLAIPVYDVPLARAFYRDVFQLEEGRSCDQWVDFNFFGHQLVIHEHPKTSSQQLANTNDVDGHNVPVPHFGVVLEWEQWEALASQLKHANIEFVIEPYVRFKDQVGEQATMFFFDPCGNALEFKAFKDLGQLFAK, from the coding sequence ATGAGTTTACGTCCATTTCATTTAGCGATTCCAGTTTATGATGTTCCTCTTGCAAGAGCATTTTACCGTGATGTATTCCAATTAGAAGAAGGACGGTCATGTGATCAATGGGTCGATTTTAACTTTTTTGGGCATCAGTTGGTCATTCATGAGCACCCTAAAACCTCTTCTCAGCAACTTGCGAATACTAACGATGTGGATGGGCATAATGTTCCTGTTCCACACTTTGGCGTCGTGCTTGAGTGGGAACAATGGGAAGCCCTCGCCAGCCAATTAAAGCACGCTAATATTGAATTCGTGATTGAACCCTACGTCAGGTTTAAAGATCAAGTAGGGGAACAAGCTACGATGTTCTTTTTCGACCCTTGTGGAAATGCATTGGAATTTAAAGCATTCAAAGATTTAGGACAGCTATTTGCCAAATAA
- the ushA gene encoding bifunctional UDP-sugar hydrolase/5'-nucleotidase UshA: MKYWVLKTATIAIAVASIVGCSSQSDSNAKTEWQANKLYKLTVLHTNDNHGRFWHNQDGEYGMAARKALVDSIRQQVSAEGGSVLLFSGGDINTGVPESDLQDAEPDFKGMNKIGYDAMAVGNHEFDNPLSVLMKQRDWSNFPMLSANIYDKKTGKRLFEPYKIFEEQGIKIAVIGLTTEDTAKIGNPEYIGGIEFRDPKLEAKKVIADLEINEKPDLIFAVTHMGHYDNGNSGVNAPGDVTLARYLPKGELDMIIGGHSQEPVCMKSTNHRDSDYKPGEVCVPDQQNGTWIVQAHEWGKYVGRADFEFQNGQLNMVSYGLIPVNLKENVIVNGKKTKIFVQKEIIQDQELKDFLQPYQDKGQEQLNVQISYSNSKLEGDRNVVRYKQTNLGRLIGMSHMERVNADFAVMNSGGVRDSIAAGDITYKDVLKVQPFGNIVTYMDMKGSELLDYLNVVATKPVDSGAYVQFAGISMTVAKDKVSNVVIGGKQLDPNKVYRFSIPSFNAAGGDGYPKIDDKPGFVNTGFVDAEVLKDYLEKHNPINAADYEPDGEIKYLK; the protein is encoded by the coding sequence ATGAAATATTGGGTATTAAAAACTGCAACCATCGCCATCGCGGTGGCGTCAATCGTTGGCTGTTCATCACAAAGTGACAGTAATGCGAAAACCGAATGGCAAGCTAATAAACTGTATAAGTTAACCGTACTGCACACCAATGATAATCATGGTCGATTTTGGCATAACCAAGATGGTGAGTACGGCATGGCAGCGCGTAAAGCTTTAGTGGATAGTATCCGTCAACAAGTGAGTGCGGAAGGCGGGAGTGTATTACTGTTTTCTGGGGGAGATATTAACACCGGGGTTCCTGAATCCGATCTTCAAGATGCTGAACCTGATTTCAAGGGTATGAATAAAATTGGTTATGACGCCATGGCGGTTGGTAATCATGAATTTGATAACCCACTTTCAGTGTTAATGAAGCAGCGTGATTGGTCTAATTTCCCAATGTTGTCAGCTAATATTTATGATAAGAAAACAGGTAAGCGTTTATTTGAACCTTATAAAATTTTTGAAGAGCAAGGCATTAAAATTGCCGTGATCGGTTTAACAACCGAAGATACAGCTAAAATTGGTAACCCAGAGTACATAGGTGGTATTGAGTTTCGCGATCCAAAACTTGAAGCTAAGAAAGTGATCGCTGATTTGGAGATAAATGAGAAGCCTGATTTGATTTTTGCGGTGACTCATATGGGGCATTATGACAATGGTAATAGTGGCGTGAATGCACCGGGTGATGTGACGTTAGCCCGTTATTTACCTAAAGGTGAGTTGGATATGATCATAGGCGGTCATTCACAAGAGCCAGTCTGTATGAAATCAACTAATCATCGTGATAGCGACTATAAGCCTGGTGAAGTTTGCGTGCCTGATCAGCAAAATGGTACGTGGATCGTTCAAGCGCATGAATGGGGTAAATATGTGGGCCGCGCTGATTTTGAGTTCCAAAATGGACAATTAAACATGGTTAGCTATGGTTTGATTCCAGTCAATTTGAAAGAAAACGTAATAGTGAATGGTAAAAAAACTAAAATTTTTGTTCAAAAAGAAATTATACAAGATCAAGAATTAAAAGATTTTTTACAACCATATCAGGATAAAGGCCAAGAACAACTAAACGTTCAAATTTCTTATTCGAATAGCAAGCTTGAAGGTGACCGTAACGTGGTGCGCTATAAGCAGACGAACCTAGGCCGCTTGATTGGCATGTCACACATGGAGCGAGTTAATGCCGACTTTGCGGTAATGAATTCTGGTGGCGTGCGTGATTCTATTGCGGCAGGTGATATCACTTACAAAGATGTTCTTAAAGTGCAGCCATTTGGCAATATCGTCACCTATATGGATATGAAAGGTAGCGAACTGTTGGATTATCTCAATGTCGTGGCGACCAAGCCGGTTGATTCGGGTGCTTACGTGCAGTTTGCTGGAATATCAATGACAGTTGCCAAAGACAAAGTGAGCAATGTTGTCATTGGTGGCAAGCAGCTTGATCCAAATAAAGTTTATCGTTTCTCTATCCCAAGCTTTAATGCAGCCGGTGGTGATGGCTATCCAAAAATTGATGATAAGCCGGGCTTTGTGAATACAGGGTTTGTTGATGCCGAAGTATTAAAAGACTACCTAGAAAAACACAACCCAATCAATGCAGCCGATTACGAGCCGGATGGCGAAATTAAATACCTTAAGTAA